One segment of Oreochromis niloticus isolate F11D_XX linkage group LG8, O_niloticus_UMD_NMBU, whole genome shotgun sequence DNA contains the following:
- the zdhhc6 gene encoding palmitoyltransferase ZDHHC6 isoform X1: MNFLSTFVTFKNLHEVRRLCHWGPIIALSVIAICSTMAILDSIIWYWPLDTTGGSINFIMLINWTVLILYNYFNAMFVGPGYIPLGWKPENQQDTQYLQYCRGCQGYKAPRSHHCRKCNRCVMKMDHHCPWINNCCGHLNHAYFTSFLLLAPLGCSHAAVIFIMTMYTQLYERISFGWSTVRIDMSAVRQFQPLMPFSVPAFAATLFALGLALGTTIAVGMLFVIQMKVILRNKTSIESWIEEKAKDRIQHYQTGEEFIFPYDLGSRWLNFKQVFTWSGTPRGDGIVWPVHPKCHQHTLTIEQLKQKADKRVRSQVQYRAVEDYNGACCPLSKGLQTFFRTPCTEEPRIPLCKGDTILATRGTKWWMYGDKVLSEEEVRAGERVRGWFPRRCVEKCHYDTAASDATSDKKVN, translated from the exons atgaacttCCTGTCAACCTTTGTGACCTTTAAGAACCTCCATGAGGTTCGGAGATTGTGCCACTGGGGTCCAATCATAGCCTTGTCTGTCATTGCTATATGCTCCACAATGGCAATTCTAGACTCCATTATCTGGTACTGGCCTCTAGACACTACAGGGGGGAGCATTAACTTCATCATGCTCATCAACTGGACTGTCCTCATACTTTACAACTACTTCAATGCTATGTTTGTTGGACCTGGATACATTCCTCTTGGCTGGAAACCA GAAAATCAGCAGGACACCCAGTACCTACAGTACTGCAGAGGGTGTCAAGGCTACAAGGCTCCCAGGTCCCACCACTGTCGAAAGTGTAACAG GTGCGTGATGAAAATGGACCACCACTGCCCCTGGATCAACAACTGCTGTGGCCACTTGAACCACGCCTACTTCACCAGCTTCCTGCTCCTAGCTCCACTGGGTTGCTCACACGCTGCCGTTATCTTCATTATGACTATGTACACACAGCTGTATGAGAGG ATATCATTCGGCTGGAGTACTGTAAGGATTGACATGAGTGCTGTGCGTCAATTTCAGCCCCTCATGCCCTTCAGTGTGCCTGCCTTCGCTGCTACACTCTTTGCCTTAGGTTTGGCACTTGGCACCACTATTGCCGTTGGTATGCTTTTCGTTATACAG ATGAAAGTCATCCTTCGAAATAAGACTTCAATCGAGTCGTGGATAGAGGAAAAG GCCAAAGACAGAATACAGCACTACCAAACAGGGGAGGAGTTCATCTTCCCTTACGACCTCGGCAGCCGCTGGCTGAATTTTAAACAAGTCTTCACGTGGTCAGGGACACCCAGAGGCGATGGCATTGTATGGCCAGTCCATCCCAAGTGTCACCAGCACACCTTAACT ATTGAGCAACTGAAACAGAAAGCTGATAAACGAGTGAGAAGT CAGGTCCAGTACCGGGCAGTAGAGGATTATAATGGAGCTTGCTGCCCTCTCAGCAAGGGTTTACAAACTTTTTTTAGAACCCCCTGCACCGAGGAGCCCAGGATCCCTCTCTGCAAGGGGGATACCATTCTGGCTACTCGTGGTACCAA ATGGTGGATGTATGGAGATAAAGTTTTGAGTGAGGAGGAAGTGAGAG CTGGAGAGCGTGTAAGAGGATGGTTTCCAAGACGATGTGTGGAGAAGTGCCATTATGACACAGCAGCAAGTGATGCCACCAGTGATAAAAAAGTTAATTAA
- the zdhhc6 gene encoding palmitoyltransferase ZDHHC6 isoform X2, which produces MNFLSTFVTFKNLHEVRRLCHWGPIIALSVIAICSTMAILDSIIWYWPLDTTGGSINFIMLINWTVLILYNYFNAMFVGPGYIPLGWKPENQQDTQYLQYCRGCQGYKAPRSHHCRKCNRCVMKMDHHCPWINNCCGHLNHAYFTSFLLLAPLGCSHAAVIFIMTMYTQLYERISFGWSTVRIDMSAVRQFQPLMPFSVPAFAATLFALGLALGTTIAVGMLFVIQMKVILRNKTSIESWIEEKAKDRIQHYQTGEEFIFPYDLGSRWLNFKQVFTWSGTPRGDGIVWPVHPKCHQHTLTIEQLKQKADKRVRSVQYRAVEDYNGACCPLSKGLQTFFRTPCTEEPRIPLCKGDTILATRGTKWWMYGDKVLSEEEVRAGERVRGWFPRRCVEKCHYDTAASDATSDKKVN; this is translated from the exons atgaacttCCTGTCAACCTTTGTGACCTTTAAGAACCTCCATGAGGTTCGGAGATTGTGCCACTGGGGTCCAATCATAGCCTTGTCTGTCATTGCTATATGCTCCACAATGGCAATTCTAGACTCCATTATCTGGTACTGGCCTCTAGACACTACAGGGGGGAGCATTAACTTCATCATGCTCATCAACTGGACTGTCCTCATACTTTACAACTACTTCAATGCTATGTTTGTTGGACCTGGATACATTCCTCTTGGCTGGAAACCA GAAAATCAGCAGGACACCCAGTACCTACAGTACTGCAGAGGGTGTCAAGGCTACAAGGCTCCCAGGTCCCACCACTGTCGAAAGTGTAACAG GTGCGTGATGAAAATGGACCACCACTGCCCCTGGATCAACAACTGCTGTGGCCACTTGAACCACGCCTACTTCACCAGCTTCCTGCTCCTAGCTCCACTGGGTTGCTCACACGCTGCCGTTATCTTCATTATGACTATGTACACACAGCTGTATGAGAGG ATATCATTCGGCTGGAGTACTGTAAGGATTGACATGAGTGCTGTGCGTCAATTTCAGCCCCTCATGCCCTTCAGTGTGCCTGCCTTCGCTGCTACACTCTTTGCCTTAGGTTTGGCACTTGGCACCACTATTGCCGTTGGTATGCTTTTCGTTATACAG ATGAAAGTCATCCTTCGAAATAAGACTTCAATCGAGTCGTGGATAGAGGAAAAG GCCAAAGACAGAATACAGCACTACCAAACAGGGGAGGAGTTCATCTTCCCTTACGACCTCGGCAGCCGCTGGCTGAATTTTAAACAAGTCTTCACGTGGTCAGGGACACCCAGAGGCGATGGCATTGTATGGCCAGTCCATCCCAAGTGTCACCAGCACACCTTAACT ATTGAGCAACTGAAACAGAAAGCTGATAAACGAGTGAGAAGT GTCCAGTACCGGGCAGTAGAGGATTATAATGGAGCTTGCTGCCCTCTCAGCAAGGGTTTACAAACTTTTTTTAGAACCCCCTGCACCGAGGAGCCCAGGATCCCTCTCTGCAAGGGGGATACCATTCTGGCTACTCGTGGTACCAA ATGGTGGATGTATGGAGATAAAGTTTTGAGTGAGGAGGAAGTGAGAG CTGGAGAGCGTGTAAGAGGATGGTTTCCAAGACGATGTGTGGAGAAGTGCCATTATGACACAGCAGCAAGTGATGCCACCAGTGATAAAAAAGTTAATTAA